The window CCTCAAGGGGATAGCTTCTCGAAAAAACTTCAATTATGAATTTAAGTATAAATCAAAAATTGCAATTAGTGGTATATAGTTTCATTATTTGAAAAGTATTCTCATGGCAGGTTTCCCCCTTGAGGGCGATAAGGGGGTGTTAGTTTTAATAACCCTTCTAATTTTCAAATAAAATCTTAGCCACAAGTACTTTCACCCTTTTGTTTTTCTAATAAATAGCTGTAGCACAAGCTTTACACCCCTATAATCCCCTCGAGGGGATATCACCTCGGAATTTCTTTCAGATTCAATTGGTATTTTTACCACATTGATTTAACTATCGAGATTTCTAATTATAAGTCTCAAATAAATCCTAAGAACAACTTTCCCCATTATGGACCTAACATGGCTTAACTTTATTATCGGTTAAAGAATATACACTTATACTGTAAAAGTAATGAACTAAAAAAATATGTTCATAGCATAGCTTCCCCCTTGAGGGGGGTAAGGGGGTGTTTTAATGGCTAAGACCTTCTACATTCTTGATGTATTCAAAAATAGAGTTTACTACTCATTCAGTCTGGGTTTTCACATCTTCATCATCGAATCTTAAAAACTTTACTCCCAAGCTTTCTAATTTTGATTGTCTCTTTTGGTCTAACTTAATTGCCGACTCATTATCATGTGAGCCCCCATCGACTTCAATGGCTAACATCAATTCATGACAATAAAAATTAACTATAAAACAATCTAATGGGACTTGTCTGTGAAATTGATAGCCTAGTCTTTTGCCCTTAATTTCTTCCCACAATAGGATTTCAGCTAATGTGCTATTCTTTCTGAGTTCTCTAGCTAGCTTTTTAAGATAGGGTTTGTAGGGAATAATTCTATTTCTGGTCAAAATTCTGCAGTTTGGTAGAACGTATTTCAAATTAATCAAAATTTTAAAATACTACTAGAACACCCCTATAATCCCCTCAAGGGGATATCACCTTGGAATTATTTTCAGATTCAATTGGTATTTTCATCACATTGATTTAACTATCGAGATTTCTAATTATAAGTCTCAAATATATCCTAAGAACAACTTCCCCCTCACGGGCCTAACATGTCTTAACTTTATTATCGGTTAAAGAATATACACTTATACTGTAAAAGTAATAAACTAAAAAAATATGTTCATAGCATAGCTTCCCCCTTGAGGGGGATTAGGGGGTGTTTTACTTTTGCGTCTTAGCGTCTTAGCGTCTTTGCGAGAGTTTGTAATATCCTCTTAAATCCCTACATTTGTATCACCTATCCAAGATCTCCGCACGAGGAATCTGCCCCTAATTCAAAACATTAAATTTCTTATTATGCAAAAGTGGAAAAAGCTATCTCAAAATGAGATAAGACAAAGGATATTTTCTGCACTTTCAGAAAATGTAGATTACTATAATGAAAATATTATTGGGTTGCCAGCTTCTCATTTAGATGATAAGGTGTTTTATCAAAATGCACCTTTTCTTGAGGATGCTCCTTATTTATCAACGCTAATTCACAATCCCAATCATATTGGGTGTCATACATTAGGAGAGTCTGAAAGCTTTTTTAGAGGCACACAGGAATTAGAAAAAGAGGTGATCAAAGTTTGTGCTGAAGATATACTGCATTGTGATTCTGAATATGATGGCTATGTAGCTTCGGGAGGTACAGAAGCAAATATGCAAGCAGTGTGGATTTACAGGAATTACTTTTTACAAGAGAAGAAAGCGAAGCTAAATGAAATAGCGCTACTCAGTTCCAGCGATGCTCATTATTCTTCAGCAAAGGCTTCTAATGTACTTCAAATTGATTTTTTTAAAGTAAAGGTTGATGAGAATGATAGATCTATCAGCAAAGAGACTGTTCATGAAACTATAGAAGAAGCTCAATCTCAAGGCAAGAAGTATTTTATAATAGTTGCCAATATGATGACCACTATGTTTGGCTCGGTGGATGATGTAAGTGTTTATACAGATACTTTTCAAGAGAAAGGTCTAGATTTTAAACTGCATGTTGATGGAGCTTATGGTGGATTTTATTATCCATTTGCTAAATCGGATAATGATTTGAATTTTAGTAATCCTCATGTAAACTCTATTACCTTAGATGCGCATAAGATGCTACAGGCACCCTATGGAACTGGAATTTTCCTGATTCGAAAAAACTGGATGCATTATGCTAATACACAAGAAGCAAGCTATGTTGAAGGTCAAGATTTTACCTTAATTGGATCTCGATCTGGAGCAAATGCAATAGCAATTTGGATGATTTTGATGACTTATGGACCGAACGGATGGTTCGAAAAAACATTGGTATTAAACCATAGAACTAAATGGCTTTGCGATCAATTAGCAGAGCAGGAGATTGAATTCTATCGATATCCCGATGCCAATATAGTCACCATTAAAGCCGAATATTTGAATCCGTTAATTTGTAAAAAATATGGACTAATACCAGACAATCATAAAGATCCAAAATGGTACAAAATTGTGGTAATGGATCATGTTACTATTGAAAAGCTTGAGTTATTTTTAAATGAAATAGACTAAAAAAAAGCGGTTAGAGAAATTAATTTCCCTAACCGCTTTTTTTAAATTTATTATTTAAATTTTTACTTATTCATATGGAATAATTTCGATAGGTAATCTGCAAAGATTTGCAAAATCTTCACCAATCTCCATCATATCATCATCAGATTCTCTATAGAACCATTTAATTTTAACTTCTTTCCCATCTTTATCCGTTAATGTTTCCATTTTATGGATCATATCTAACATTAATTTTGAAGTACTAGTATTAAAATAATCTAGTCTGAAATGCAATTCAGTTACCGGTAAAGGGTTTTCTAAATAACGGTTTAGATGGTCAAATATGGGAGTGAAAACATCCATTGGATTCTCAGGAATTGAAGAACCGGATATTTCAAAAAACCCCTTTTCAATATCTATTACTACAGTGGGGCGCTGGTGTGTGCCTGACATTCTAAACATATGGTATCAAATATGATAACAAAATACGTTAACTTCAAAATCTTGTTTTAAATTTCGACAGTTATTGGTTTTTTTACTGTTAATTTTTAAAAAGCTTACGAATTTAGTGATTTACTTTTAAGGTAGCGCTTTTTCTTGAGCAAATTTAACAATTATCTTAATTTTCATAAATAATAGAACAATAACAAGAAAATTGAAAATAATCTATCCAAATAGAATGTATAAATTAACAGTATTGTCGTGTTTATTAATGGCATTATTTTCTTGTAATGAGAAAAAAGATATGGAAAATAATAGAGTAAGTGTAATTGATTATAAGGGAAAAGATATGCATACCTTTTCGAATTCTGAAGAGGCAAAAATTAAGCATTTGAATTGGGAGGCATTTGTAGATTTTGAAAACAAAATTATTAATGCCATTGCTCAATTTGATATTGAAAAATATCCAAATGCAGAAAAAATAATCTTAGATACTAAAGGACTTGATATTGAAAAGGTATGGAGTAATGATCAAGTATCTATTGATTATGAATTAAAAAGTAAAGATGATTTATTGGGTACAGCCCTTCTTATTCCGATTAATAAATCAACTCATACAATCAGCATTGCTTATAAAACAAAACCAAATGCAGAAGCTTTACAATGGCTAAATCCTAATCAAACCTCAGGAAATCAACCCTTTTTATTTTCACAATCTCAAGCCATTTTGTGCCGATCATGGATTCCTATACAGGATTCACCAGGTATTCGATTCACCTTTAATGCAAAGGTGGAAGTACCTAAAGGATTTTTAGCTTTAATGAGCGCATCAAATCCTCAGGAAGTAGATACTACAGGGGTTTATGAGTTTCAAATGGAACAACCCATTCCTGCTTACTTAATGTCGTTGGCGGTAGGTGATTTGCAATATCAAAAAACTGGAAAAAACACAGGCTTTTATGCTGAACCCGCTACCATTGATAAAGCTAATCAAGACTTAGAAGATTTACAGTCCTTTTTGGAAACTGCTGAAAACCTTTATGGTAAATATAGATGGGAACAATTTGATGTTTTGGTTTTGCCGCCTAGTTTTCCTTTTGGTGGAATGGAAAACCCTCGTTTAACTTTTGCAACTCCAACAATTTTGGCAGGAGATAAGTCGCTGGTTTCATTAATTGCACATGAATTAGCTCACAGCTGGTCAGGCAATTTGGTAACTAATGCTACTTGGAATGATTTCTGGCTTAATGAGGGCTTTACTGTTTATTTCGAATATCGAATTATGGAAGCTATGTACGGAAGGGATTATTCTGAAATGTTGGCTTCTATTTCTTACAAGGAATTAAAAGAAGAGGTTAAGGAATTAATTGATGAAGGAAATGAAAAGGATACTCAACTTAAATTAAATTTAGAGGGCAGAAATCCTGATGTTGGGATGACAGCTATAGCTTACGACAAAGGATATTTCTTTTTAAGAAGGTTGGAAGAACTAGTAGGTAGAGAAAAATTCGACATCTTTTTAAATCAATACTTTGGTGAGTTTGCGTTTCAATCCATTAATACGGAGAAGTTTTTATATTATTTGGAACAAAATTTATTTGGAAAAAATGACATAAAAATGCCAGAGGATTTACTGCAAAACTGGGTTTATGAATCCGGAATTCCACAGGATATCCCAGCTCCCAATTCCCAAAGATTCTTAGCTGTTAATAATGCAATTCAAAATTGGTTATCTACTGAAAATATAGATACTCTTCAAACTTCTAATTGGAGTACGCATGAGTTTTTACATTTTTTTCATCAGCTGCCGGATAGCATAACGTATCTACAGGTACAAGAATTAGATCAAAAATTTAATTTCACTAATAGCGGGAATGCGGAAATACTAAGCGAATGGTTTTTACTTGCTATTAAAGCAGACTATAGACCTGCCTTTGGTAAAATGGAGGAGTTTTTAATAAACACGGGAAGAAAAAAGTTTTTAATGCCAATTTATACTAAGCTTTATAAATCAGATAATTATAGGGCGCTAGCGTTACGTATATACAGAAAAGCAAGAGAAAATTACCACTTTGTCAGCTACAATTCGTTAGATAAATTACTAAATTACAGTATCAACTGATTTTTAATCAAAAATAACTGGACATGTATAAAATTGAAAGACTTTTAGTTGCTCTTGATCTTACTAAAATGGATGAAGTACTTGTGAAATATACTTCTCATTTAGCTCAATTTCTAAAGAGTGAAAAAGTTTACTTTATTCATATTGCAAAGGATTTAGAACTACCAGAAGAGTTAAAAAAGAATTACCCTGATCTACTAGCCCCAACTGATGAGTCTATGATGGAGTCAATGAGGAAAGTGGTAGATAAATATTGGGAGACAGACCGCAAATGTGAAATCTCAATTGAGGTTAAGGAAGGAGATCCATCAGAGCAAATTTTGAAGTGGGTTGATATTAAGAACGTGGATATGATGGTGATGGGAAGAAAAAAGGAACTAAAGGGAGGCGGAATCATGCCGCACAAGGTTGCAAAAGTTGCTCATACTTCTTTAATGATGGTTCCCGAAGATTCTAGTTTTAAACTTAATAAAGTAGTAGTACCTGTTGATTTCTCAAAGCATTCTAAATTAGTGGTAGAACAAGCATTAGAAATTACTAAAGATAGAGATGTTTCTTTATCACTATTAAACATATTTAGAGTACCAATCGGTTACAACAAAACTGGTAAGTCTTATTCTGAATTT is drawn from Marivirga arenosa and contains these coding sequences:
- a CDS encoding M1 family metallopeptidase, which codes for MYKLTVLSCLLMALFSCNEKKDMENNRVSVIDYKGKDMHTFSNSEEAKIKHLNWEAFVDFENKIINAIAQFDIEKYPNAEKIILDTKGLDIEKVWSNDQVSIDYELKSKDDLLGTALLIPINKSTHTISIAYKTKPNAEALQWLNPNQTSGNQPFLFSQSQAILCRSWIPIQDSPGIRFTFNAKVEVPKGFLALMSASNPQEVDTTGVYEFQMEQPIPAYLMSLAVGDLQYQKTGKNTGFYAEPATIDKANQDLEDLQSFLETAENLYGKYRWEQFDVLVLPPSFPFGGMENPRLTFATPTILAGDKSLVSLIAHELAHSWSGNLVTNATWNDFWLNEGFTVYFEYRIMEAMYGRDYSEMLASISYKELKEEVKELIDEGNEKDTQLKLNLEGRNPDVGMTAIAYDKGYFFLRRLEELVGREKFDIFLNQYFGEFAFQSINTEKFLYYLEQNLFGKNDIKMPEDLLQNWVYESGIPQDIPAPNSQRFLAVNNAIQNWLSTENIDTLQTSNWSTHEFLHFFHQLPDSITYLQVQELDQKFNFTNSGNAEILSEWFLLAIKADYRPAFGKMEEFLINTGRKKFLMPIYTKLYKSDNYRALALRIYRKARENYHFVSYNSLDKLLNYSIN
- a CDS encoding universal stress protein — protein: MYKIERLLVALDLTKMDEVLVKYTSHLAQFLKSEKVYFIHIAKDLELPEELKKNYPDLLAPTDESMMESMRKVVDKYWETDRKCEISIEVKEGDPSEQILKWVDIKNVDMMVMGRKKELKGGGIMPHKVAKVAHTSLMMVPEDSSFKLNKVVVPVDFSKHSKLVVEQALEITKDRDVSLSLLNIFRVPIGYNKTGKSYSEFAKIMESHAQHDFQEFVKKNDFPDDLICHYGLDDDDLPADKIFDFASEQNADMIIMGSKGRTGLASLFLGSVAEKVISYDSHIPLMIIKEKGENMGFIKALLKL
- a CDS encoding DUF1987 domain-containing protein; amino-acid sequence: MFRMSGTHQRPTVVIDIEKGFFEISGSSIPENPMDVFTPIFDHLNRYLENPLPVTELHFRLDYFNTSTSKLMLDMIHKMETLTDKDGKEVKIKWFYRESDDDMMEIGEDFANLCRLPIEIIPYE
- a CDS encoding endonuclease domain-containing protein, with the protein product MTRNRIIPYKPYLKKLARELRKNSTLAEILLWEEIKGKRLGYQFHRQVPLDCFIVNFYCHELMLAIEVDGGSHDNESAIKLDQKRQSKLESLGVKFLRFDDEDVKTQTE
- a CDS encoding pyridoxal phosphate-dependent decarboxylase family protein, with product MQKWKKLSQNEIRQRIFSALSENVDYYNENIIGLPASHLDDKVFYQNAPFLEDAPYLSTLIHNPNHIGCHTLGESESFFRGTQELEKEVIKVCAEDILHCDSEYDGYVASGGTEANMQAVWIYRNYFLQEKKAKLNEIALLSSSDAHYSSAKASNVLQIDFFKVKVDENDRSISKETVHETIEEAQSQGKKYFIIVANMMTTMFGSVDDVSVYTDTFQEKGLDFKLHVDGAYGGFYYPFAKSDNDLNFSNPHVNSITLDAHKMLQAPYGTGIFLIRKNWMHYANTQEASYVEGQDFTLIGSRSGANAIAIWMILMTYGPNGWFEKTLVLNHRTKWLCDQLAEQEIEFYRYPDANIVTIKAEYLNPLICKKYGLIPDNHKDPKWYKIVVMDHVTIEKLELFLNEID